The genomic DNA CCCAAACTTTTTGCCAGGTTGAGCATTTTATGAGCCTCCCGCATTCCTGTGCACTTCATCAGCTTGATATTGATCCCGTCATACACCTGATAGGCATCCATTACCGAAGGTAGCCGTTGAATGGATTCATCGGCAATGATGGGCAGGGGGCTATTTTCACTTAACCAGGCTATATCCTCTGTTTGGTCTGTGGGCATGGGCTGTTCCACAAAAACAATGCCTTTTTCCTCAAGCCAGTGAACCATGTCAAGGGCCTGCTGCTTATCTTTCCAGCCGCCGTTGACATCTACGTAAAGGGGTTTGTCAGGAGCCACCGCCCTTACCGAGTTGATCATTTCCCTGTCGTTGTTGCTGCCCAGTTTTACCTTGAGGACATTAAAGCGATCCGCTTCCTTCGTTTTCTGCTTCACCGTTTCGGGCTCGTCGATGCCAATGGTAAAAGACGTGGACGGTGCTTTGGATTTATCGTAGCCCCATATTTTATACCAGGGGTATCCCATGAGCTTTCCCACCAGGTCATGAAGGGCGATA from Bacteroidales bacterium includes the following:
- a CDS encoding dipeptide epimerase, with the protein product MKHSRRDFLKKAGILTASGFVLPAATGMNPPAKHISKKFKGSGKMKLTYKEYELQLKHVFTISKNSRTTTPDMQVQIHYEGHTGYGEAAMPPYYPENPESAKKFYEQLDLGQFKDPFEMENILDYVDHVAPGNHFAKASIDIALHDLVGKLMGYPWYKIWGYDKSKAPSTSFTIGIDEPETVKQKTKEADRFNVLKVKLGSNNDREMINSVRAVAPDKPLYVDVNGGWKDKQQALDMVHWLEEKGIVFVEQPMPTDQTEDIAWLSENSPLPIIADESIQRLPSVMDAYQVYDGINIKLMKCTGMREAHKMLNLAKSLG